A window of Paremcibacter congregatus contains these coding sequences:
- a CDS encoding ArsR/SmtB family transcription factor, producing the protein MIKTNQVAEIGRLLGEPARAAMMITLMDGQALTASELAYVAQVTPQTASSHLAQLVRAKLLAVVKQGRHRYHRLASPEIAQLVEQMMQVAGAQISERRSVVPGPRDEAMRRARTCYDHFAGRLGVAIADSLIAQKLIVFEGEAGMISQQGRGFLQAHGLSEVASATQATRPQCRPCLDWSERRPHIAGSLGAVICQHFLKKNFVRRIKGSRALEITPPGREALLMMFGLREV; encoded by the coding sequence ATGATCAAAACCAACCAGGTCGCCGAAATTGGCCGCTTACTGGGTGAGCCGGCGAGGGCGGCGATGATGATCACCCTAATGGATGGCCAGGCCTTGACCGCGTCAGAACTCGCGTATGTCGCTCAAGTCACGCCGCAAACGGCCAGTAGTCATCTGGCGCAGCTTGTAAGGGCGAAGCTTCTGGCGGTGGTGAAGCAGGGGCGTCACCGCTACCATCGTTTGGCGTCCCCGGAAATCGCGCAACTTGTCGAGCAGATGATGCAGGTCGCGGGCGCACAAATATCGGAACGGCGTTCCGTGGTGCCGGGACCACGCGATGAGGCGATGCGGCGGGCACGCACCTGTTACGATCATTTTGCGGGCCGGCTTGGTGTTGCCATTGCCGATAGTCTGATTGCGCAAAAGCTAATTGTCTTTGAGGGCGAGGCGGGGATGATTTCACAACAGGGGCGCGGTTTTCTGCAGGCGCATGGATTAAGTGAGGTCGCTTCAGCGACCCAGGCTACCCGCCCGCAATGTCGTCCTTGTCTGGACTGGAGCGAGCGGCGGCCACATATCGCCGGGTCCCTTGGTGCGGTGATCTGCCAGCATTTCCTGAAGAAGAATTTTGTCCGGCGGATCAAAGGCAGCAGAGCCCTTGAAATTACCCCGCCGGGGCGCGAGGCTCTGCTGATGATGTTTGGACTTCGGGAGGTTTAG
- the tpiA gene encoding triose-phosphate isomerase: protein MTAPKALVAGNWKMNGLTSSVGEIEKLARLVAEKGAGCDVLICPPATLISNLSGKGIDIGGQDCHMAVSGAHTGDISAAMLKDLGCNYVIVGHSERRADHGETNDVVKAKALAAQDQGLTAIICVGETDAEREDGSTLDVVTSQVRGSIPETAMADNTVIAYEPVWAIGTGKTPTADDVADVHAVIRNLLMDRFGDAGEKVRIQYGGSVKASNAAELMSVPNVNGALVGGASLKAEDFYGIIATYQ, encoded by the coding sequence TCAAGCGTGGGAGAGATTGAAAAGCTCGCCCGGTTGGTCGCCGAAAAGGGCGCGGGATGTGATGTCCTGATTTGTCCACCAGCGACGTTGATTTCGAACTTGTCTGGCAAGGGCATCGATATTGGCGGGCAGGATTGTCATATGGCGGTCAGCGGCGCTCATACGGGTGATATTTCTGCCGCGATGTTGAAGGATCTGGGCTGTAACTATGTGATCGTCGGGCATTCAGAGCGCCGGGCGGACCACGGGGAAACCAATGACGTTGTCAAGGCGAAAGCGCTGGCGGCTCAGGATCAGGGCCTGACAGCGATCATTTGTGTCGGAGAAACCGATGCAGAACGGGAAGACGGGTCGACACTTGATGTTGTGACATCTCAGGTGCGGGGGTCTATCCCGGAGACCGCCATGGCCGATAACACGGTTATTGCCTATGAACCTGTCTGGGCCATCGGCACCGGCAAGACGCCGACGGCGGATGATGTGGCAGACGTGCATGCGGTTATTCGCAACCTTCTGATGGATCGTTTCGGGGATGCGGGCGAGAAAGTACGCATTCAGTATGGGGGATCCGTCAAGGCGTCCAACGCGGCGGAATTGATGTCCGTGCCAAATGTAAATGGCGCACTTGTAGGGGGCGCCAGCCTGAAAGCCGAAGATTTTTACGGCATCATAGCAACCTATCAATGA
- a CDS encoding pyruvate dehydrogenase complex dihydrolipoamide acetyltransferase has product MAIELNMPALSPTMESGTLAKWLVKEGDVVESGTVLAEIETDKATMEFESIDEGTVGKIFVPEGTENVAVGDLIAVLLEEGEDASVLEGMAPGKTAAAPEAKTAPKAEAAAPTKAAPAMKPLGEVGPFPKAKASGDRIFASPLARRIAEQNGFEIADIPGSGPHGRVIKRDVESFTPAVTAAKAAGLPSLEGDAPFEEIKLSNMRKTIAKRLTESKQTVPHFYLGVDIELDNLLAARKELNSMSDEYKISVNDFIIRACALALKKVPAANVQFGGDVMRQYSRSDISVAVAIEGGLVTPVIRGAEQKGLRQISDETKALAKKARDGKLMPEDYQGGTFSISNLGMMGIKQFQAVINPPQAAILAIGSGEQRPVIKDGQVTAATVMSVNLACDHRAIDGAVGAEFLAALKTYLEHPSTMLL; this is encoded by the coding sequence ATGGCGATTGAACTGAACATGCCCGCCCTGTCCCCGACCATGGAATCGGGCACATTGGCGAAATGGCTGGTGAAAGAGGGCGATGTCGTCGAGAGCGGTACGGTTCTTGCTGAAATCGAAACCGATAAAGCCACCATGGAATTTGAAAGCATTGACGAGGGCACTGTCGGCAAGATCTTTGTCCCGGAAGGCACCGAGAATGTCGCGGTTGGCGATCTGATTGCGGTGCTTTTGGAAGAAGGCGAAGACGCGAGCGTTCTCGAAGGTATGGCGCCGGGGAAAACGGCGGCGGCCCCTGAGGCGAAAACTGCGCCGAAAGCAGAGGCTGCGGCACCGACAAAAGCTGCTCCAGCAATGAAACCTTTAGGCGAAGTTGGACCTTTTCCGAAAGCAAAAGCCTCCGGCGATCGAATTTTTGCCTCGCCTCTGGCCCGGCGCATTGCCGAACAGAATGGCTTTGAGATTGCCGATATTCCGGGATCAGGCCCTCATGGCCGGGTGATCAAGCGGGATGTGGAAAGCTTCACCCCGGCGGTGACAGCTGCGAAAGCGGCGGGGCTGCCATCCCTTGAAGGCGATGCGCCGTTTGAGGAAATCAAACTTAGCAACATGCGCAAGACCATTGCCAAACGCCTGACCGAATCCAAACAGACTGTGCCTCACTTCTATCTCGGGGTGGATATTGAACTGGATAATCTGCTTGCCGCCCGTAAAGAACTCAACAGCATGTCGGATGAGTATAAAATCTCCGTCAATGACTTCATCATCCGCGCCTGCGCGCTGGCGCTGAAGAAAGTCCCGGCGGCCAATGTGCAGTTCGGCGGTGATGTGATGCGGCAGTATAGCCGGTCCGATATTTCGGTGGCGGTTGCCATTGAGGGCGGTCTGGTTACCCCGGTGATCCGCGGGGCCGAACAGAAAGGCCTGCGTCAGATTTCTGATGAAACCAAGGCGCTGGCCAAGAAAGCCCGTGACGGAAAATTGATGCCGGAAGACTATCAGGGCGGAACCTTCTCAATCTCCAACCTTGGCATGATGGGAATCAAGCAGTTCCAGGCGGTGATCAACCCGCCGCAGGCTGCGATCCTGGCGATTGGCTCCGGCGAACAACGTCCGGTGATCAAAGACGGTCAGGTGACGGCCGCGACCGTGATGTCGGTCAATCTGGCCTGTGATCATCGCGCCATCGACGGGGCCGTTGGGGCCGAATTTCTGGCCGCCCTGAAGACCTATCTTGAACATCCTTCCACCATGCTGCTGTAA
- a CDS encoding antibiotic biosynthesis monooxygenase family protein: MIAVIFELDPKAGQRQHYLDLAADLLPLLMKIDGFLSIERFESLSQPGKLLSLSFFRDETAIQQWRSLEKHRSAQQAGRQEIFNSYRLRVAGVMRDYGMTDRDQAPPDSKEIHG; encoded by the coding sequence ATGATCGCCGTCATCTTTGAATTGGACCCAAAGGCGGGCCAACGGCAACATTATCTGGATCTGGCGGCAGACCTGCTGCCTCTGTTGATGAAAATTGACGGCTTCCTGTCGATCGAGCGCTTTGAAAGTCTGTCCCAGCCCGGCAAGCTGCTGTCCTTGTCTTTTTTCCGCGACGAGACGGCGATCCAGCAGTGGCGCAGTCTTGAAAAACATCGCAGCGCCCAACAGGCCGGACGCCAAGAGATATTCAATAGTTATCGCTTACGCGTTGCTGGCGTCATGCGCGATTATGGCATGACGGACCGGGATCAGGCGCCCCCGGACTCCAAAGAAATCCACGGCTGA
- a CDS encoding pyruvate dehydrogenase complex E1 component subunit beta, with translation MTIEILLPAMSPTMTEGTLAKWNVKEGDSVAAGDVLAEIETDKATMELETDEEGVIGKILVESGSEGVAVGTLIAVLLEDGEDASAIDASTTSAPATKQNETREESASSDVAEAPKAAAIVEEDLPEGTTFTTLSVREALRDAMAEEMRLDEDVFIMGEEVAEYQGAYKVTQGLHDEFGDRRVIDTPITEHGFAGLGVGAAMAGLKPVVEFMTFNFAMQAIDHLINSAAKTNYMSGGQIRCPIVFRGPNGAASRVGAQHSQNYAPWYAHVPGLIVVSPYSAADAKGLLKSAIKSPNPVVFLENEITYGQSFDVPDIEDYTVPLGKAKVVRAGSDVTLVSYSIGVKFALEAAEKLSEQGIDAEIIDLRTLRPLDMDTVIASVQKTNRVVCVEEGWVSCSISSEVSARLMEDAFDYLDAPVVRVTNEDVPMPYAANLEKLMVVNADKIVEAVRKVCYVEGDN, from the coding sequence ATGACCATTGAAATTCTGCTGCCAGCCATGTCCCCGACCATGACAGAGGGAACGCTCGCCAAATGGAATGTGAAAGAGGGCGACAGTGTCGCCGCCGGTGATGTATTGGCCGAGATCGAAACAGATAAAGCCACCATGGAGCTGGAAACTGACGAAGAAGGCGTGATCGGAAAAATCCTGGTGGAATCTGGCAGCGAAGGTGTTGCTGTCGGAACTTTGATCGCAGTTCTGCTGGAAGACGGCGAAGATGCTTCTGCCATTGATGCCAGTACCACCAGCGCGCCGGCTACTAAGCAAAATGAGACTCGCGAAGAAAGCGCCTCAAGTGATGTCGCCGAGGCGCCGAAAGCGGCGGCCATTGTCGAAGAAGACCTGCCGGAGGGGACGACCTTCACCACGCTTTCTGTACGTGAAGCCTTGCGCGATGCCATGGCCGAGGAAATGCGTCTTGATGAAGATGTTTTCATCATGGGCGAGGAAGTCGCGGAATATCAGGGCGCTTATAAGGTTACGCAAGGTTTGCATGACGAATTTGGCGATCGCCGCGTGATTGACACGCCCATTACGGAGCATGGGTTTGCCGGTCTCGGTGTCGGGGCCGCCATGGCCGGTCTGAAACCGGTGGTCGAATTCATGACCTTTAACTTTGCCATGCAGGCGATTGACCATCTGATCAACTCTGCCGCCAAGACCAATTATATGTCCGGCGGACAAATTCGTTGCCCGATCGTTTTCCGGGGTCCGAATGGCGCCGCAAGCCGGGTCGGGGCTCAGCATAGTCAGAATTATGCTCCATGGTACGCCCATGTGCCAGGCCTGATCGTGGTGTCACCTTATTCGGCGGCCGATGCTAAGGGATTGTTGAAATCGGCGATTAAAAGCCCGAATCCGGTGGTGTTCCTCGAGAACGAAATCACCTATGGTCAGAGCTTTGACGTGCCGGACATCGAAGATTACACCGTGCCGCTTGGCAAAGCCAAGGTGGTGCGCGCCGGGTCCGACGTGACCTTGGTCAGCTATTCCATTGGGGTGAAATTCGCGCTCGAAGCCGCTGAAAAACTGTCGGAGCAGGGTATTGACGCCGAAATCATCGATTTGCGCACCCTGCGTCCGCTGGATATGGACACCGTGATCGCTTCTGTTCAGAAAACCAACCGGGTTGTCTGCGTCGAAGAAGGCTGGGTCAGCTGTTCAATCAGTTCTGAAGTTTCCGCCCGCCTGATGGAAGACGCTTTTGATTATCTTGACGCTCCGGTGGTTCGGGTCACGAACGAAGATGTGCCGATGCCTTATGCGGCCAATCTGGAGAAACTGATGGTGGTCAACGCCGACAAGATTGTCGAGGCGGTGCGCAAGGTCTGTTACGTGGAAGGAGATAACTGA
- a CDS encoding FtsB family cell division protein, producing MKRPLNIQNRFQKMVIPMICSLIIVYFFIYGMRSMQVKADLLDEIAALEQEYDLVHERKVDIERHVELLQPDHVDPDYLDEKSREMLGLMHKDEIIILQEN from the coding sequence ATGAAACGCCCATTAAACATTCAAAACCGATTTCAGAAGATGGTCATCCCGATGATCTGTTCGCTGATCATTGTCTATTTTTTCATCTATGGTATGCGTAGTATGCAGGTGAAAGCGGACCTTCTGGATGAAATCGCCGCGCTGGAACAGGAATATGATCTGGTCCACGAGCGTAAAGTTGATATTGAACGTCATGTGGAGTTGTTGCAGCCGGACCATGTGGACCCGGATTATCTCGATGAAAAATCCCGCGAGATGTTGGGGTTAATGCATAAGGACGAGATTATCATTTTACAGGAAAACTGA
- a CDS encoding CTP synthase yields MARYIFITGGVVSSLGKGILSAALGALLQSRGYSVCLRKLDPYLNVDPGTMSPYQHGEVFVTDDGAETDLDLGHYERFTGVPSRQSDSVSSGRIYSDILAKERRGDYLGATVQVIPHVTNAIKEFARSDIDAGTDFVLCEIGGTIGDIESLPFMEAIRQLGNDLGKANVCYIHLTLVPYLSAAGELKTKPTQHSVKELRSIGIQPDVLVCRSEHEVEDSDRRKIALFCNVRESAVIQALDANSIYEVPLNYHAEGLDAEVLSSFGIDPGLTDADLSRWHDIMDHVNGPEGDVTIAVVGKYTSLKDAYKSLIESLIHGGFANNVKVNIEWFDAKVFEAGEDMATHFEHVDGILVPGGFGERGAEGKIAAARYAREQKIPYFGICFGMQMACVEAARNMAGIKDASSTEFGECEHPIVGLMTEWDAGGTVQTRSEDDDKGGTMRLGAYKAKLLPGSKVHEAYGSEAISERHRHRYEVNINYRKQLEEAGLIFSGLSPDGKLPEIVEIKDHPWYIGVQFHPELKSKPFEPHPLFASFIKAAVKQSRLV; encoded by the coding sequence ATGGCACGTTATATTTTCATTACTGGTGGTGTTGTTTCCTCGTTAGGGAAGGGCATCTTGTCCGCTGCGCTTGGCGCATTATTGCAATCGCGCGGTTACTCTGTTTGTCTGCGGAAACTCGACCCTTATCTTAATGTAGACCCCGGCACCATGTCGCCCTATCAACATGGCGAGGTGTTTGTGACCGATGACGGGGCGGAAACGGATCTTGACCTCGGGCATTATGAACGCTTTACCGGTGTGCCGTCACGTCAGAGTGACAGTGTGTCTTCCGGGCGTATCTATAGCGATATTCTGGCCAAGGAACGGCGCGGTGATTATCTTGGCGCCACCGTTCAGGTAATCCCGCATGTGACCAATGCCATTAAGGAGTTTGCCCGGTCGGATATTGATGCCGGAACGGATTTTGTGTTGTGCGAAATTGGCGGTACCATTGGCGATATCGAAAGTCTGCCCTTTATGGAGGCGATCCGCCAGTTGGGGAATGACCTGGGGAAAGCCAATGTCTGTTATATCCATCTGACCCTGGTGCCGTATCTGAGTGCAGCGGGCGAGTTGAAGACTAAGCCAACCCAGCATTCTGTCAAAGAATTGCGCAGTATCGGTATCCAGCCTGATGTTCTGGTCTGTCGATCAGAGCATGAGGTTGAAGACAGTGATCGCCGCAAGATTGCGTTGTTCTGTAACGTCCGCGAATCTGCGGTTATTCAGGCGCTCGACGCAAACAGTATTTATGAAGTGCCGCTCAATTATCATGCGGAAGGTCTGGACGCGGAAGTTCTGTCGTCCTTCGGGATAGACCCGGGTCTGACCGATGCCGATTTGTCGCGTTGGCACGATATTATGGATCATGTTAATGGCCCTGAAGGGGATGTGACAATTGCGGTTGTCGGTAAATATACATCGCTGAAGGATGCATATAAATCCCTGATTGAATCTTTGATTCATGGCGGTTTCGCCAATAATGTCAAAGTGAATATCGAATGGTTTGACGCCAAGGTGTTCGAGGCCGGTGAAGATATGGCGACGCACTTTGAACATGTGGACGGTATCTTGGTGCCGGGTGGTTTCGGGGAACGCGGTGCAGAAGGCAAAATCGCGGCGGCGCGCTATGCTAGGGAACAAAAAATCCCGTATTTCGGCATTTGCTTCGGTATGCAGATGGCCTGTGTGGAAGCGGCCCGTAATATGGCGGGAATCAAAGACGCGAGTTCAACCGAATTTGGCGAATGTGAACATCCTATTGTTGGCTTGATGACCGAATGGGACGCGGGCGGCACAGTCCAGACCCGGTCTGAGGATGACGACAAGGGCGGTACCATGCGTCTCGGGGCATATAAAGCCAAGCTTTTGCCCGGCAGCAAGGTCCATGAGGCTTATGGCAGTGAAGCCATCTCTGAACGTCACCGTCATCGCTATGAAGTGAATATCAATTATCGCAAACAGCTCGAAGAGGCTGGGTTGATTTTTTCTGGTCTCTCTCCGGATGGAAAACTGCCAGAGATTGTCGAGATCAAAGATCACCCATGGTATATTGGCGTACAGTTCCATCCGGAACTGAAGTCAAAACCGTTTGAGCCGCATCCCCTGTTTGCATCCTTTATCAAAGCCGCGGTAAAGCAATCCCGGCTGGTTTAA
- the secG gene encoding preprotein translocase subunit SecG, with the protein MQEIVLVIHLILTVSLVVLVLIQRSEGGALGMGGGGQGGMMSGRSAATLLTRITTFMAVGFFVTSMLLAVIAKQQSEDSSVFDTKKPVVEQSEPEDKTAPVIPDTE; encoded by the coding sequence ATGCAAGAGATTGTTCTTGTTATACATTTGATTTTGACAGTAAGTCTTGTCGTTTTGGTTCTTATTCAGCGCTCCGAAGGCGGCGCGCTGGGCATGGGCGGAGGAGGCCAGGGAGGCATGATGTCCGGCCGTAGTGCGGCAACCTTGCTGACCCGGATAACAACATTTATGGCAGTTGGCTTTTTTGTCACCAGTATGCTGCTGGCAGTGATCGCAAAACAACAGTCTGAAGACAGTTCGGTTTTTGACACGAAGAAGCCTGTTGTTGAACAGAGTGAGCCGGAAGATAAAACGGCCCCTGTTATTCCGGATACTGAATAA
- the eno gene encoding phosphopyruvate hydratase, with protein sequence MTAIIDITGREILDSRGNPTVEVDVTLETGAFGRAAVPSGASTGAHEAVELRDGGARYMGKGVEKAVAAVNGEIYDALTGFDAENQIILDQIMRDLDGTENKSRLGANAILGVSLAAAKAAADEAALPLYNYLGGPSARVLPVPMMNIINGGEHADNPIDIQEFMIMPVSAGNIREAIRMGAEIFHTLKKKLSDAGHNTGVGDEGGFAPNLNGTVEALDFIMQAVEAAGYKPGEDIMLALDAASSEFYKDGKYVLAGEGKTLDSGEMAAYYADLCARYPILSIEDGMDEDDWAGWKTLTESIGDKVQLVGDDLFVTNPARLEDGIKQGVANSILIKVNQIGTLSETFDAVDMAHRARYTSVMSHRSGETEDATIADLAVATNCGQIKTGSLARSDRLAKYNQLIRIEEALGDAATYAGKSILRG encoded by the coding sequence ATGACTGCAATTATTGACATTACGGGCCGTGAAATTCTGGACAGCCGGGGTAATCCGACCGTTGAAGTTGATGTGACGCTGGAGACAGGTGCTTTTGGTCGTGCGGCTGTGCCATCCGGCGCATCCACCGGCGCCCATGAGGCCGTGGAGCTGCGTGATGGGGGCGCCCGTTATATGGGCAAGGGAGTTGAAAAAGCGGTTGCGGCTGTGAATGGTGAAATTTATGACGCCCTGACCGGTTTTGATGCGGAAAATCAGATCATTCTTGATCAGATCATGCGCGACCTGGACGGAACAGAGAATAAATCACGGCTTGGGGCGAACGCTATTCTTGGCGTCAGTCTGGCGGCGGCGAAGGCTGCGGCGGACGAAGCGGCTCTGCCTCTCTATAATTATCTCGGCGGACCTTCTGCGCGGGTTCTGCCGGTGCCGATGATGAACATCATTAATGGCGGCGAACATGCGGATAACCCGATTGATATCCAGGAATTCATGATCATGCCGGTTTCCGCCGGAAATATTCGTGAAGCCATCCGTATGGGAGCTGAAATCTTCCATACCCTGAAAAAGAAATTGTCTGATGCGGGTCATAACACCGGCGTTGGAGACGAAGGTGGTTTTGCACCAAATCTGAACGGGACTGTCGAGGCGCTTGATTTCATCATGCAGGCTGTTGAAGCCGCCGGTTACAAGCCGGGTGAAGATATCATGCTGGCGCTTGATGCGGCGTCTTCCGAATTCTACAAGGACGGAAAATACGTCCTTGCCGGTGAAGGCAAGACTCTCGATAGTGGTGAAATGGCCGCCTATTACGCCGATCTTTGCGCCCGTTACCCGATTCTGTCCATCGAAGACGGTATGGATGAAGATGACTGGGCTGGCTGGAAGACGCTGACCGAAAGCATTGGCGACAAAGTACAGCTGGTGGGTGACGATTTGTTTGTGACTAACCCGGCGCGTCTTGAAGATGGCATCAAGCAGGGCGTGGCCAACTCCATTCTGATTAAAGTTAATCAGATCGGCACCCTGAGCGAGACGTTTGATGCGGTCGATATGGCCCACCGGGCCCGCTATACATCGGTGATGTCGCATCGGTCCGGTGAAACCGAGGATGCGACGATTGCCGACCTTGCGGTTGCGACAAATTGTGGCCAGATCAAAACCGGTTCTCTCGCCCGTTCTGACCGGTTGGCGAAATATAATCAACTGATCCGGATTGAAGAAGCGCTGGGTGATGCGGCAACCTATGCCGGAAAAAGTATCCTGCGCGGCTGA
- a CDS encoding NIPSNAP family protein, with the protein MITCFIRYEIDPYKKGQFIQYAETWGQAIPACGADLVGYYAPHEGSDTVAYGVYNIEDLAAYEDYRRRLAESPLGCENYHFAQREKFIRREDRLFLKPVSHPHAKRIFP; encoded by the coding sequence ATGATTACCTGTTTCATTCGCTATGAAATCGACCCCTATAAAAAAGGCCAGTTCATCCAATATGCCGAAACCTGGGGACAAGCCATCCCCGCCTGTGGCGCAGACCTTGTCGGTTATTACGCCCCGCATGAAGGGTCTGACACTGTCGCCTATGGTGTCTATAACATCGAAGACCTTGCGGCCTATGAAGACTATCGCAGGCGTCTTGCCGAAAGCCCTCTGGGGTGTGAAAATTATCATTTCGCGCAACGAGAGAAATTTATTCGGCGCGAGGACCGCCTTTTTCTCAAACCTGTTTCCCACCCGCACGCCAAGAGGATTTTTCCATGA
- the pdhA gene encoding pyruvate dehydrogenase (acetyl-transferring) E1 component subunit alpha codes for MAKQPSGSQSPGKKMTKSGKPAARRKPQKPKQLEASPEELSEFYRQMLLMRRFEEKAGQMYGMGLIGGFCHLYIGQEAVVSGIQSTLKKGDSIITSYRDHAHMLACGIDPDGIMAELTGRASGLSKGKGGSMHMFSVEHGFYGGHGIVGAQVPIGAGLAFAHKYRKTDNVSVVYFGDGAANQGQIYETFNMAELWGLPVIFVIENNQYAMGTAVKRASSEVELFRRGESFKIPGEAVDGMDVLAVKEAATRAVDWCRAGNGPMLLEMNTYRYRGHSMSDPAKYRSKEEVQKMRAEHDPIDQVKKKLLDGDIMSEDDMKAIDKEIKARVAEAAKFAQESPEPDATELYTDILVAE; via the coding sequence ATGGCAAAGCAACCGAGCGGATCTCAATCCCCAGGCAAAAAAATGACGAAAAGCGGCAAGCCCGCGGCGCGTCGCAAACCTCAGAAACCGAAACAACTAGAGGCCTCCCCGGAAGAATTGTCAGAATTCTATCGCCAGATGCTGCTGATGCGCCGTTTTGAGGAAAAAGCCGGCCAAATGTACGGCATGGGATTGATCGGTGGTTTCTGCCATCTGTATATCGGTCAGGAAGCGGTTGTCTCGGGGATTCAGTCAACCTTGAAGAAGGGCGACAGCATCATTACCAGTTATCGTGACCATGCCCATATGCTGGCGTGCGGCATTGACCCTGATGGAATTATGGCGGAACTGACGGGACGCGCTTCCGGTCTGTCGAAAGGCAAGGGCGGTTCAATGCATATGTTCAGTGTTGAACACGGATTTTACGGCGGCCACGGTATCGTTGGCGCCCAGGTGCCCATTGGCGCCGGTTTGGCCTTCGCCCATAAATACCGCAAGACCGATAACGTTTCTGTGGTTTATTTCGGCGACGGTGCAGCCAATCAGGGCCAGATCTATGAAACCTTCAATATGGCGGAACTTTGGGGGCTGCCGGTGATCTTCGTAATTGAGAATAACCAGTATGCCATGGGGACAGCTGTTAAGCGGGCGTCGTCAGAGGTTGAGCTGTTCCGTCGCGGTGAAAGTTTTAAAATTCCGGGGGAAGCCGTGGATGGTATGGATGTTCTGGCGGTGAAGGAAGCGGCGACACGGGCGGTTGACTGGTGTCGTGCCGGGAACGGACCGATGTTGTTGGAAATGAACACCTATCGTTATCGCGGCCATTCCATGTCGGACCCGGCGAAATACAGGTCCAAGGAAGAAGTGCAGAAAATGCGCGCCGAACATGACCCGATTGATCAGGTGAAAAAGAAATTGCTGGACGGCGATATCATGAGTGAAGATGACATGAAGGCGATCGACAAAGAGATCAAGGCGCGTGTGGCAGAGGCGGCGAAATTCGCCCAGGAAAGCCCGGAACCGGATGCCACTGAACTATACACCGACATCTTAGTCGCAGAATAA